The Zingiber officinale cultivar Zhangliang chromosome 2A, Zo_v1.1, whole genome shotgun sequence genomic sequence TCAtattatgattaaaaaataacaatGTAATGTATCATATTATGGTTGAAAACTAACAACATTATAATGAAGGCAAATGATTACTAAGATCTCACAGAATTAAATAGTGAGTCAGAGAACTTCTGCTTCCTATAATTATCACTTCAAGGCTTTTTTATCATCACTACATATAAACAATCGGCAAACCTATTTGCTTGGGTCGTAGCCATGCctgaaattgtaaatatctgaagccttatacaaaatatgtttgataattgggaTGTTGAAGCTAGATATTTTATCTTTCATAATAAGGAGATTTGCTCCATAAGGAAAGATGTTTCACTGATTATAGGACTCCCAAATCAAGGCAACGAAGTAAATTTGCAACAGCGTGCAGCCACCACCCCATTATTTCTTCAACACTTCAGTAATGTGGAGTGtacacagaaggaactagagaacAAGATGATCAAACTTAGCAAACAACCTTCATCTGCTGAATCTGATACtctcttttgtaaatttttaatattatctttctttgtttatgctttacttacTACTACTAGAAGTATATCTAGATTACCAGTACAATAACTAATTGATTATgtagatgattttaaaaatttaggtaGGCATAATTGGTGTAAGGTTGTATATAACTATATAAGCCCACAACTGGGGATCATTGGTGTGATCCTTTCACAGAGGCCGAAGCTAGAGGGCCTTGAGAGAAATCAAGCTCCCATGCTCAAAGGGTTTGCACATCTTCTCACTATAAGTTCTTAAATTTAATGATAAATTCATATATTTTACGCATAAAATTTCATATTAAACCATTTTTATTATATTGCAGGTGTGGATGTGCGAACATGTTAGAATAATGGATCCTTATAGACAACATACCCTCCCAAGAATATACAGATGGAAGTGGTCAAGCTCCTGTGTGGAGACAATAAAGTCTAGAATTGCATAACTACCTACTATCAAAATAATTATCGATTTAAGTCCATCGGATCTAGAGATACAACTACTCTCAAATGATTCCCTAGAAGATGTtgaggttgcaaggttgtaaacatagtcccacattgaaaatacatgggaaagatcatgggtttataagaaaaagatatcttcattggcatgaggccttttgggaagagcacaagagtaaaaccatgtgggcttaagcccaaagtgaacaatatcatatcattgtggatatatctaaattcttaaattcatatattttatgcataaaatttCATATTAAACCATTTTTATTATATTGCAGGTGTGAATGTGCGAACATGTTAGAATAATGGATCCTTATAGACAACATACCCTTCCAAGAATATGCAGATGGAAGTGGTCAGGCTCCTGTGTGGAGACAATAAAGTCTAGAATTGCATAACTACCTACTATCaaaataattgttgatttaagtCCATCGGATCTAAAGATACAACTACTCTCAAATGATTCCCTAGAAGATGTTGGAGTTGTAAGGTTGTAAGcatagtcctacattgaaaacacatgaaaaagatcatgggtttataagaaaaagatatcttcattggcatgaggccttttaggtagagcccaagagcaaaaccatgagggcttagacccaaagtggacaatatcataccattgtggagatatctaaattctttttgatcctataatTGATATCAAAGCGATGTCGCTTTTCACCGGACTAACTGCTGGAAGAAGCTCAATccagagccatgatccaagattgaaccatatgggtgaaaccttgaacaaagtaggggaagccctgagtaggtcaagagtgacccgatacttgaggggagaccctgagcaggtcaagagtggccCAATACTCGAGGGGAGGCCCTAACCGGTCAAAAGTGGCTCGATACTTGAGGGGGACCCtctggtcctttgtttgaggggggattgttaggGTTGTAAGGTTGAAAACATactctcacattgaaaacacatgggagagatcatgggtttataaaaaaaaatatatccattggtatgaggccttttgggtatagcccaagagcaaaaccatgagggcttaggcctaaagtggacaatatcataccattatagatatatcaaaaaaaatttcGATCCTACAGAAGATGTTGTAGAGCATATAGATCAACAAATTAATGAGGGGTTTATACAATCAGTTTCTGAGGAAATTTCTAAACAAGTTCCTGAGTAATTTCCTGAACAAACAACCAAAGCTCAGGAATTTACTACAGAATGTGTTCAGGAGAAAGAGTCTTGTACAATTTACCAAGTAAGGAAGGGTGAGATTGGTCATTTGGAGTTTGTGGTTGAGGTCAATGTCCATCTCATTCTAAAGATAGAGATCAGAATTAGTGAGttaattgatgaaattaaaatatATTCCAGTGATTCATAAACTACAATTGCTAACAAGGATAAAACAATTAATGAAAAGGATAGAATTATAgctataaaagataaaattatagcAGAACAAGAGAGAAAAATCAAAGATCTCCAAAGTCAATTACTTACCAAGGATATAGAGGCATTACTTGCTAATCGGCCAATAACAAGGGCAAAGAGGAGTGCTACGAAGAGAATCACACCCCCACTAGCAAAAGAGATTGAGGGAGTGCTCGTagccaaaataatttttaaaaagtcagTTTCCAAGATGAGCATGAGGCAGAGATGGCCAAGGGGCAAAGGGGGGAAAATATTGAGCATCCTGTTAAAGGTCAAGAAGCCCTTGTCTCGTCTGTGGATATAGCTACCACATCTTCATCATCTAAACTTTTACATACACTTGTCAAACACAAATCCAAAATCATGAAGGTACGGTTTAGGTTggttaaatattttatcttttattcCTATATCACATATAATTACTTATGGAGAAAACTTTTGTCTATGTATTTGTTCAGCAAGCGAAGTCATactttaagaaaaataaagatgatgCAGTGGCAGAGGCATTATTAAAACTGAGTCAGCTAAAGTGAGTCAAGTGTTCGTTGACTCATGCACTTACTGTAATATAAATATATGATGAATTATGTTAATACTCCTATAGTGAACACACggatacactacaagaaaaaagcctaacaacaacggtttttcactgttgtcgtagcccattttgaactgttgttaaaggccgtgttgttaaaaggggtgcccaaagacaacagtttttaaccgttgtctttgaaggcaaagacaacatttttacaatagtgaaaaactgttgtcttttccttcaaagacaacagtttttcaccgttgtctttgagcgtctacctttaataacagggtcttcaacaacagttttaaactatctacgacaacggtgaaaaatcgttgtcttttttagaaaaaaataaaaaaaaattaatacataattttacaatattataaatcattcaaaatactaaatttcaaaataaaatttaatatacaattttctaacattcaaaaataatatctataacattctgaagaaatttcataagcaaccaacaaaatttcataagcaaccaacaaaatgataacactattaaatcAAAGGTAaaacaatataacacaagattttctacttagatgtcggtgaagaggagggattgcagcacctagtgctccttaatttgttaaagtctcttcatttttttagcttgtcggcattcttcccaatactcttgaggacacctattcgaataaagatatatattacaaattagcaACTAAACTGTACGTgtgattctaattgcactgcataaatgttacataaccataaaaaccatttgatatagtcatctaatagaagtgcaaaaagcgttatctacgtaatataaatggtaacctcttgaaataatatggtggctcttaaatttcttattaagcagaattttcattctatgtcactgcatacaaagcttctattataaatcatgcaaacattatttttcccagtgatcaagcagcattaattctaaaaggtacaatctaatgcaaacgttcccacacactccatatgatgctaaggagtaagtcatacattaaattttaaaagggaccattaaaggaaagaatgtcttaaataaaaatgaatccaaaaagaGTAACAAAAATCAATGCAACATAATcttaaagaataacattatagcagGATAAAGATGCTAAAAAGAGCAGTAGATTGAAGAACAATCTATCATTGATCTAGACTTCTTTGGTCAAAAAGTATGCTACAATCCCAAATTAAGCATCATAGATGTATAATTCCATCAAAAGAACTAACTCGCTGTCCAAAAGTAAGTTAAAAAATGCATAAAATGATTTAGAGACCTAACAAAACCTAATCTTAATCTAATTAGAAAACTCTAATTAGCTCCACCCAACCTATTCATGAAAATCGAGACTTACTCAGTCTAAAACGCTAAATGTTGTACAATTAGGTAACTAGCCATGAATCTAAAAGATCGCACCTTGTCAAAAGAGGACAGCAAAAGTTGAGCAAGAGAGCTTTGGTTTATGATTCTGCTAGATCTGAACCTCTGTATATTTGTGGAACACACATCCTCAAAAGGACTCCTAgagaagttactccatcctgcagCAACAAACAGTAGAAAATACACATACACTAAGGAAAGGCCTATATCATAATTATAGGCATGCAGGCATGCAAAAAAGACGTAAGAAATAAAGATGTTTCAAGGCTCTAAAAGATATATAGGGAATGCAGTTTAAAACAAAGATGTAGGGAATGCAGTTTAAAACAAAGATGTAGAAGCAAAATTTGAACTGCATGTATGCTTCACTAAGCATGTATTAGAGGGTTCAAACATTAATATCTTCTCTAGTGTCCCAAAACATTAGCTTGAAGAGTACATTTGAAGAGGTAATATAAAACATAATGCCAAAGGAACAGGTTTACATGGTGCAGTCTCATTAGTTCTTAATTTGCCTCAACTTGAGAGTTCAACTAATTTCTTGAGTTTGCATGGTGTAATCTTTTGGGTCTCAATCTCATGAAGGTGGAAGGGGCTGCTGCAGAGGGAGGAAGAACTCCCTGCATCTGGGACACCTTTGCACACGAAGGTTAAATTTCATTTAACAAGAAAAAAGCACTAATTTAGTGACTGCAAACTCTAAAATGTCTTCAGAATCTCAGGGAGAACAGAGGACAAAAGAACTGGAGACATAGCAGCTGATCAGTATCACAAGTACAAGGTCGATCGTGAATTTTTTAGGCAATTATGCAATCCTGTGAACTGTAGGCATAtaaaattttggtttttcttGTTGTCAGGAAGATGTGAAGTTGATGCATGACATGGGCCTGGATGCCTACAGATTCTCTATCTCCTGTAGCAGAGTCATTCCTAGTCGACATTCACCTTGCAATAATTTATTTTCCTGACCAAATAGTTTAAGCATTACATGATTCTAATTGGTGCCATGTTGCAGATGGTAGAGGGCCAGTTAATCCAGAAGGGGTGCAGTATTATAATAACTTGATCAATGAACTCAAGAAATATGGTACAATTAGAATAGTGGTCATACCTTAACAATTTTCAGTCACAATTTTACCAAACTGTGTTTGGCCGGTAGGAATTGAACCTCATGTCACTCTTCTTCACTTTGACCTCCCCCAATCTTTGGAAGATGAATATTCTGGACTCTTGAGCCCAAAGATTGTGTACATTTCTACTACAGCCCTTTCATTTGCATCTCCTCGAATAATGTCTAAGATAGTGTCCATTGTGATGCAGAGAGGGCTTCACTGCTTATGCTGATGTGTGCTTTAGAGAGTTTGGGGATAGAGTGAAATACTGGATCACTGTCAATGAGCCAAACATTGAACCCATCCTCGGCCATGATCTGGGAATATTTCCACCAAATCACTGCTCTTCCTCCTTGGCCTCTTCCCTTGGCCTCAATTGCAGCAAAGGGAATTCATCTATTGAACCATATGTAGCTGGTCATAACCTTTTGCTTTCCCATGCATCAGCAGTCTCCCTATACAGAAAGAAATATCAGGTTTCAGCATTAGTTTCTCTTTTAATTGAATGATCTAAATGTTATTCAGGGTGTTATCTAAAATAGAGTGTTGTTCTTGTGCAAAAGCCAAATCAAGGGGGATATATTGGAATTACCTTACTAGGGGTCTGGTTTGAGCCAGCTACAAGATTACCAGATGATATAGCAGCAGTTAATAAAGCACTCGATTTTCTAATAGGCTAGTGAGTAAAGCAAACAATACACTGAAATCTTTGTTTTTGTTCTGACTGGTAACATCAAAAAATTGTTTTCTCTAGTCTAAGATAATACTGATGCACAATAATGCCATTACTTCCAAAAAGACATCATTGTTTGGAGAAAAAGAACACTAATAAAATGGCAATTCATAAGAGTTAGGCAACTGATAAAACTTATAAACGTGTAATATAAAGTCAAGATTCAAGAATGTGAAAATGAGTAGAACAATAAAAAGAGATGCACGAGCAAATATTTGTCATGATAAAAAGCATAGAGCATGAACCAACCAAGGTATATGTTCCATAACCTTTTTAAGTGAAGGGGTCACTATCTATTCATCTCCATTTGGCTCATGGGCATCAAACAAATTCCTTTTATGGCATCAACCAAAATTTACTTCATAATCGCAAATAACCAGCAAAAAAGAggtcatttttaaatattttctatgaCTAACATAACCAACTCACATCTTTTAGATATCTAGGCAATTAAAGAATGACAAAGGACAAAGCATAAGACAAAAAAAAAGAGGCAATAAGAGAGAGAACCTTCTCTAACTGTTTAAAGCCATCTTCCACTGAACTTGCAACATTATGTACATTGTAATCAATCCATCAAACATGGTTCCCTGTTAATATCACATGTATCATAACATGatgcatggtatccacataaactCCAGGTCACTAAGTATCAAAAGAAAAACTTACTTGATCTATGACAAGGACTGAGAGATCTATTATGATTTGAACAAGTTCCTTCACTGATTCTACAACCTTTAACAAAAATTATCCATAAAGTCCTGAAACATTTAGATGATACTAATACACATAGCCATTGAACCTTATAACACCAACCCACAAATGAATAAGATGGATTTACTGACACAGGCAATCCAaatgttgcaaaatatgttacCTGTATAATCTCCCTTTCCCTCTCTCTTGTCAATGCTTCATTTTACTTCAGTGTGGAAATTTGAACATCACTAAAACCCTGCAAAAAGGGTCAaaaccaaagaaaaaaatatcagaatagaAATTAAGTTATTAACATGTGAGATGGAAACAATCTTATGTTTAATcacggaagaaaaaaaaatccacacACTTGAGTCAACAAATCATTAAGAAGTTTTGCACTAATAGTTGTCTAAGCTGCCCATTAGACATTCATTTCATAACTTAACTCAGACCTACtgacaaagaaaaagaaagaattaCCACATCAATGAAGGCGTCTTCTTTAGTAAATGGTGAGGAGGAGGCATTAAAGAAACACTAGCAGAGAAAGTCGAGGTGACACTAGTGAGGAGGCAGCGAAGATGGATGAAAGTCTAGGTGGTGAGGAGGAGGCGCTGGTGAGAAGGGGGCAACAAAGATGGCTGAAAGTCGAGGCGACgaggaggaggcggtgaagatggctgaaagtagaggtcgcgaggaggaggtggcgaggccgaaagttgaggcgacgaagaaggcggcgaggaaggaggcagcgaagagggtggtgaggagggaggcggcgaagagggcggtgaggagggaggcggcgaagatggcggtgaagagggtggtgaggagggaggtggcgaagagggtggtgaggagggaggcgacgaagagggaggtgaggaggaggcggcgaagagtagggttttgggaaagagacagaaaaaaaaacaaggcgtaaacaacacttaatagacggaaaaatgacgaaggagaaaaagtggcgaaagaaaaaacaatcgcattcaacaacacttaatagacaacggtttttaaaaaccgttgtcgtaattccaaaaaagcgcacatagacaacagttttaaaaaactgttgtcgtaccctttaaaaatcgttgtcatatcctcaaaaaaacataaatagataacggtttttaaaaatcgttgtcataggtcaaaaaaattactaaaagacaacagtttttgttaaaaccgttgttaaaaggtaaaaagacaacggtttggtataaaaccgttgtcgtttgagtgttgttgaatgacgtttttcttgtagtgataaaTTACATTGGAATTATCTTCTTATTGTATAATCAAACAAACATTTCATAATCTTGAATAAAATCAACCACGCATATTTAGAAGTTACTATAACACATGTAATTTTTGTAACTACTCCAATTGTAGCAGCAATTAGTACAAGTGTTATAAAACATAATTTATggacatattttattttttttgtttatgtaGGGCTATGACGAAGGTAATATGGTCCAACGAAATGATTTCAGTGAATATGACATCTTTCCTAAGTGTTTTTGATTGGACCATAGCCACAGATGGTGATTACATAAGTATATATTTTGCAATAATTGCAGATGAAGCCAAAACCTCAGGCATACCATGTTGGGCATCTATATTTTGTGCTGCTGGTTTTGTTATAAGTATAACACCAAATGCTACTATCGAGTTTTTTTCTCCATATATTCCTCTTAcaatgtttgtgtggatacacaggATTTGTTTGAAATGATGTCGTATAAGGCATTTAGTCTATCAGTAAACACTAACAATGACAAGATAATCAGATATATATTCTATCCATTAAATAACGCAGACGATCACTGGcatctctgtaacgacccgctttCTACTGGCTAGGTtgtaaggtcggaccgtcacattatgccgtgctaaactattccatgaccattactaaatctaggtgcggaagctgtactaatcaaaattttactaactatgatcatttctttattccataggtgctaaggggtgtaatctaaagtatacctagcatatactacatcccctatggtcaagga encodes the following:
- the LOC122043975 gene encoding beta-glucosidase 2-like, which translates into the protein MKVEGAAAEGGRTPCIWDTFAHEGRTEDKRTGDIAADQYHKYKEDVKLMHDMGLDAYRFSISCSRVIPNGRGPVNPEGVQYYNNLINELKKYGIEPHVTLLHFDLPQSLEDEYSGLLSPKIVYISTTALSFASPRIMSKIVSIVMQRGLHCLC